A stretch of the Poseidonibacter parvus genome encodes the following:
- a CDS encoding tyrosine-type recombinase/integrase, whose product MKRINTRYSGVFYRETKTKNRIDKTYYIRYKDLNNKDIEQKIGKQSEGIDTHYCNRYRNEIITKQRLGEELPNLAKNKRSTKVLLDDIKEKYFENRKEGRSKQSDLASFKKHLEPFFKDLNLEFVSKEDIRRLQKNLKEKENPRGEPLSTKTIHNILTILKSITNFALNEELLKNDYRKYIEMDSVRNQRDRYLKEEEIKTLYNYLKDDKKLFLFSKIALTTGARLASILFISKKDIDFSNNLITLYDLKKDQDARVSYTAFLTDELSSLLKDWTVNHELNDKIFNKDPSTIQKQMRIVINDLFNKGIDQDDRKNRAVVHTLRHTFASHLAINGTPIFTIQKLMNHSDINMTMRYAKLSPESGKDAILNLKF is encoded by the coding sequence ATGAAAAGGATAAACACTCGATATTCTGGAGTATTCTATAGAGAAACAAAAACTAAAAATAGGATTGATAAAACATATTATATCAGATATAAAGATTTAAACAATAAAGATATTGAACAAAAAATAGGAAAACAATCAGAAGGAATAGATACTCATTATTGTAATAGATATAGAAATGAAATTATTACGAAACAAAGATTAGGAGAAGAACTTCCTAATCTTGCAAAAAATAAGAGAAGCACAAAAGTTTTATTAGATGATATAAAAGAAAAATATTTTGAGAATAGGAAAGAAGGCAGAAGTAAACAAAGTGATCTAGCATCATTTAAAAAACATTTGGAACCTTTTTTTAAAGATCTAAACCTTGAATTTGTCTCTAAAGAAGATATTAGAAGATTACAAAAAAACTTAAAAGAAAAGGAAAACCCAAGAGGTGAACCTTTATCAACTAAAACCATACATAACATACTTACAATTCTAAAATCTATAACTAATTTTGCATTAAACGAAGAATTATTAAAAAATGATTATAGAAAATATATTGAAATGGATTCAGTTAGAAATCAAAGAGATAGATATCTAAAAGAAGAAGAGATAAAAACTCTATATAACTATCTAAAAGATGATAAAAAACTTTTTCTTTTTTCAAAGATTGCTTTAACTACTGGAGCAAGATTAGCCTCAATACTTTTTATATCAAAAAAAGATATTGATTTTAGTAATAATTTAATTACACTATATGATCTAAAAAAAGATCAAGATGCAAGAGTATCTTATACAGCTTTTTTAACTGACGAATTATCTAGTCTATTAAAAGATTGGACTGTCAACCATGAATTAAACGATAAAATATTTAACAAGGATCCAAGCACTATTCAGAAACAAATGAGAATAGTTATAAATGATTTATTTAATAAAGGAATAGATCAAGATGATAGAAAAAATAGAGCAGTAGTTCATACTTTAAGACATACCTTTGCTTCTCATTTAGCAATTAATGGTACACCAATTTTTACTATTCAAAAATTGATGAATCACAGTGATATTAATATGACTATGAGATATGCTAAATTATCTCCTGAAAGTGGGAAGGATGCTATTCTCAATTTAAAGTTCTAA
- a CDS encoding type II toxin-antitoxin system HipA family toxin: MEDKICLGCLAENKKLRNNYCSKCIKELFNGKVPNPLNFDRVEFTKKRAELSPRMSISGVQDKISLAFEKKDLIPTAANGRYILKPITNGDGHIQNEKDIVANEHLSMLISKNIFKIPTAWCGLIRFSDGELAYITKRFDYDEETNLKYDQEDFAGIMGITPVTHGENYKYDACSYLDCAKMIKKYVASSVVSQEDFFKRIILNYLICNGDAHIKNFSLYSKVDSREYFLTPSYDLLNTRFHINEKYGDMAIDLLDDYTSTYEAYGYYTYDDFKTFAKYIDLPKIRFNKIMKFIEGSYLEVEDLIDKSFLSSEAKEFYKESYKDRMKRLRIK, translated from the coding sequence ATGGAAGATAAGATATGTTTAGGCTGTTTAGCAGAAAATAAAAAACTAAGAAATAACTATTGTTCAAAGTGTATTAAAGAACTATTTAATGGAAAGGTACCAAATCCTTTAAATTTTGATAGAGTTGAATTTACTAAAAAAAGAGCAGAATTATCACCTAGAATGTCAATCTCTGGAGTACAAGATAAAATCTCCTTAGCTTTTGAAAAGAAAGATTTAATACCAACTGCAGCTAATGGAAGATATATATTAAAACCTATTACAAATGGAGATGGACATATTCAAAATGAAAAAGATATTGTGGCAAATGAACATCTATCAATGCTTATCTCAAAGAATATATTTAAAATTCCTACAGCTTGGTGTGGTTTGATTAGATTTAGTGATGGAGAGTTAGCTTACATAACAAAGAGATTTGATTATGATGAAGAAACAAACTTGAAATATGATCAAGAAGATTTTGCTGGAATTATGGGAATAACACCAGTAACTCATGGAGAAAACTATAAGTATGATGCTTGTAGTTATTTAGATTGTGCAAAGATGATAAAAAAATATGTAGCATCAAGTGTAGTATCACAAGAAGACTTTTTTAAAAGAATTATTCTAAATTATCTAATATGTAATGGTGATGCTCATATTAAAAATTTCTCTTTATATAGTAAAGTAGATTCTAGAGAATACTTTTTAACACCAAGTTATGATTTATTAAACACAAGATTTCATATAAATGAAAAATATGGAGATATGGCTATAGATTTATTAGATGATTATACTTCTACTTATGAAGCTTATGGTTACTATACTTATGATGATTTTAAAACTTTTGCTAAGTATATAGATTTACCTAAAATTAGATTTAATAAAATTATGAAATTTATTGAAGGCTCATATTTAGAAGTAGAAGATTTGATTGATAAATCTTTTTTAAGCTCTGAAGCAAAAGAGTTTTATAAGGAATCTTATAAAGATAGAATGAAAAGATTGAGGATTAAATAG
- a CDS encoding HipA N-terminal domain-containing protein: MQRAKVFRNSIFTGLLTKFEENSYSFVYDKEYLNKDIGKAISLTFPLQEEEFTSKNLFPFFYNLLAEGKLKDIQCKELRIDKNDDFSRLLLTTKENTIGSITIEKDEI; encoded by the coding sequence ATGCAAAGAGCAAAAGTTTTTAGAAATAGTATATTTACTGGTTTACTTACAAAGTTTGAAGAAAATAGCTATAGCTTTGTTTATGATAAAGAGTATTTAAATAAAGATATTGGAAAAGCTATTAGTTTAACATTCCCCTTACAAGAAGAAGAATTTACATCAAAAAACTTATTTCCTTTTTTTTATAATCTATTAGCAGAGGGTAAACTAAAAGATATACAATGTAAAGAGCTTAGAATTGATAAAAATGATGATTTTTCAAGGTTATTATTAACAACCAAAGAGAACACAATAGGTTCTATTACAATAGAAAAAGATGAGATATAA
- a CDS encoding helix-turn-helix domain-containing protein: MESTSTKIGKTIKIRRKELNLELKDLQDYSGVNYVSISEIENGKANPTVKTLEKLLDVLGMELDIKVKIK, encoded by the coding sequence ATGGAATCTACTTCTACTAAAATAGGTAAAACTATAAAAATAAGAAGAAAAGAATTAAATCTTGAATTAAAAGATTTACAAGATTATTCGGGTGTTAATTATGTTTCAATATCTGAGATTGAAAATGGAAAAGCAAATCCTACGGTTAAGACACTTGAAAAACTTTTAGATGTACTAGGAATGGAATTAGATATCAAAGTGAAGATTAAATAA
- a CDS encoding DUF3427 domain-containing protein, producing MFKNGLYEQLINNLISNKLNSLDLETIYYKTTTIEKSEASTFLTQYISDFINHSLNLISGENSIETQINIINKIILLLENEIEKQDFKDNLLDINTSILKAVIPKLDSHIKDFDTYIKEITPYTGLTQSELFTGSNAGVSLESEIKKEILSSDKIYFLVSFIKWSGIRIFEKELREFTKSGKQLKIITTSYMGATDLKAVEFLASLPNTEIKVSYNTANERLHAKSYLFFRDTGFHTGYIGSSNISKSALTSGLEWNLKVTNSEISHIIKKFQKTFETYWEDKEFEVFTQEKKQKLQTALKNGSIKDTNNFSTFFDIKPHHYQEEILEELQVQREIHKRYKNLLVAATGTGKTVISAFDYKRFKQNNPSAKLLFVAHRKEILIQARATFQAILKDNNFGELWVDGITPLSYEYLFTSVQTLQNNIEKLSLTKNYYDFIIIDEVHHIAAKSYRPILQKYEANILLGLTATPERMDNENILDDFCGVTASEIRLPEALNRKLLCPFQYFGISDSVDLQNIKWQNGKYQTSELNDVLLSEKRVGEIITKCEEYLTDINDVLAIGFCVSQEHAKFMSEKFKEVGLKADFLIIGSSNRDDVKSRLLKKEINYLFVVDIFNEGVDIPQIDTILFLRPTESLTVFLQQLGRGLRFTENKECLTVLDFVGNARDEYDFEGKFRNLIGKTSNSVKDEIENEFPHLPLGCLIVLEKKAKEHILNNIKKATTLGRRKLISKIRNYENQTTLPLTIRNFTKINHLSLENLYKKDSFSKLCYEADIVEDFDEVNEKELIRAISKKWLLTRSHSYFEFILELIDNNFDFTKEIMEKNKQSFLMLYYDFFQDPNKFNSLDEGIKYIGNNKILIKELKEVIEILIDKITHIERDLDLPYFCPIKLHSRYTREQILSGFGQNSFQKKSSSREGVLNIKDKNTELLFVTLEKTEDRYSPTAMYDDYAINDRLFHWQSQNSTKPDYPKGLSYINHQKENKNIILFVRESNHNENKNVMTYICLGKVIYKSHYGSQPMSIIWELENKIPPFLWKNIAKMAVG from the coding sequence ATGTTTAAAAATGGATTATACGAACAACTTATAAATAATTTGATTTCAAACAAACTAAATTCTTTGGATTTAGAAACCATCTATTATAAAACTACTACTATTGAGAAATCAGAAGCCTCTACTTTTTTAACGCAATATATAAGTGACTTTATAAATCATTCATTAAATCTAATAAGTGGTGAAAATAGTATTGAAACACAAATAAATATCATAAATAAAATAATCTTATTACTTGAAAATGAAATAGAAAAGCAAGACTTTAAAGATAATTTACTTGATATTAATACTTCTATTTTAAAAGCAGTTATACCAAAACTTGATTCTCATATAAAAGATTTTGATACTTATATTAAAGAAATTACTCCATATACAGGGCTTACACAAAGTGAACTTTTTACGGGAAGTAATGCTGGAGTTTCTTTGGAAAGTGAAATAAAAAAAGAGATACTTTCCTCTGATAAAATATATTTTTTGGTCTCTTTTATTAAGTGGTCAGGAATTAGAATATTTGAAAAAGAGTTAAGAGAATTTACAAAAAGTGGAAAACAATTAAAAATTATCACTACTTCTTATATGGGAGCAACTGATTTAAAAGCGGTTGAATTTTTAGCAAGTTTACCAAATACTGAAATCAAAGTTTCATATAATACAGCAAATGAAAGATTGCATGCAAAATCTTATTTGTTTTTTAGAGATACGGGATTTCATACGGGATATATAGGCTCTTCAAATATTTCAAAAAGTGCACTTACAAGTGGATTAGAATGGAATTTAAAAGTAACAAATTCAGAAATTTCGCACATAATAAAAAAGTTTCAAAAAACTTTTGAAACATATTGGGAAGATAAAGAATTTGAAGTTTTTACACAAGAAAAAAAGCAAAAACTTCAAACGGCACTAAAAAATGGTTCCATAAAAGATACAAATAATTTTTCAACCTTCTTTGATATAAAACCACATCATTATCAAGAAGAAATTTTAGAAGAACTTCAAGTACAAAGAGAGATTCATAAACGTTACAAAAATCTTTTAGTTGCTGCAACAGGAACTGGAAAAACAGTTATAAGTGCTTTTGATTATAAACGATTCAAACAAAATAATCCAAGTGCAAAACTTCTATTTGTAGCACATAGAAAGGAAATTTTAATACAAGCTAGAGCTACTTTTCAAGCGATATTAAAAGACAATAATTTTGGTGAATTATGGGTTGATGGAATTACTCCTTTAAGTTATGAGTATTTATTTACTTCTGTTCAGACTCTGCAAAATAATATTGAAAAACTCTCTCTTACAAAAAACTATTATGATTTTATAATAATTGATGAAGTACATCACATAGCTGCAAAAAGTTATAGACCAATTTTGCAAAAATATGAAGCTAATATTCTCTTAGGTCTTACTGCAACACCTGAGAGAATGGATAATGAAAATATTTTAGATGATTTTTGTGGAGTAACAGCTTCTGAGATTAGACTTCCTGAGGCATTAAATAGAAAACTGCTTTGTCCTTTCCAATATTTTGGGATTAGCGATAGTGTAGATTTACAAAATATAAAATGGCAAAATGGAAAATATCAAACTAGTGAACTAAATGATGTTTTGTTAAGTGAAAAAAGAGTTGGTGAAATAATCACAAAATGTGAAGAATATCTAACAGATATAAATGATGTCTTGGCAATTGGCTTTTGTGTATCACAAGAACACGCAAAGTTTATGAGTGAGAAATTTAAGGAAGTTGGTTTAAAAGCAGATTTCCTTATAATTGGAAGTTCTAATAGAGATGATGTGAAATCAAGATTGTTAAAAAAAGAAATAAACTATTTATTTGTAGTTGATATCTTTAATGAAGGTGTTGACATTCCCCAAATTGATACCATATTATTTTTACGTCCAACTGAGAGTTTAACTGTGTTTTTACAACAATTAGGAAGGGGACTTAGATTTACTGAAAACAAAGAGTGCTTGACTGTTTTAGATTTTGTTGGAAATGCTAGAGATGAATATGATTTTGAAGGTAAATTTAGAAACTTAATTGGTAAAACTTCTAATAGTGTAAAAGATGAAATAGAAAATGAATTTCCTCATTTACCTTTAGGATGTTTAATAGTTTTAGAAAAAAAAGCTAAAGAACATATTTTAAATAATATTAAAAAAGCAACTACACTTGGTAGAAGAAAATTAATATCAAAAATAAGAAATTATGAAAATCAGACAACTTTACCACTTACAATTAGAAATTTTACGAAGATAAATCATCTTTCTTTAGAAAATTTATATAAAAAAGATAGTTTTTCTAAATTGTGTTATGAAGCTGATATTGTAGAAGATTTTGATGAAGTTAATGAAAAAGAACTGATAAGAGCAATTTCTAAAAAATGGCTATTAACAAGATCTCATAGTTATTTTGAATTTATTTTAGAACTTATAGATAATAATTTCGATTTTACAAAAGAAATTATGGAAAAAAATAAACAATCATTTTTGATGCTTTATTATGATTTCTTTCAAGACCCAAATAAGTTTAATAGTTTAGATGAGGGAATAAAATATATAGGGAATAATAAAATCTTAATTAAGGAATTAAAAGAGGTAATTGAAATTTTAATAGATAAAATCACTCATATTGAAAGGGATTTAGACTTACCATATTTTTGTCCAATAAAACTACATTCAAGATATACAAGAGAACAGATTTTATCAGGTTTTGGACAAAACAGTTTTCAAAAAAAATCAAGTAGTAGAGAAGGTGTTTTAAATATAAAAGACAAAAATACTGAACTTTTATTTGTAACATTAGAAAAAACAGAAGATAGATATTCCCCTACAGCTATGTATGACGATTATGCAATAAATGACAGATTATTCCATTGGCAATCTCAAAACTCAACTAAACCAGATTATCCAAAAGGTTTAAGTTATATTAATCACCAAAAAGAGAATAAAAATATTATCTTATTTGTAAGAGAATCAAATCATAATGAAAATAAAAATGTAATGACATATATATGTCTAGGGAAAGTTATTTATAAAAGTCATTATGGAAGTCAACCTATGAGTATTATATGGGAACTTGAAAATAAAATACCACCATTTTTATGGAAAAATATTGCAAAAATGGCAGTTGGATAA